From the genome of Magnolia sinica isolate HGM2019 chromosome 12, MsV1, whole genome shotgun sequence:
tcaccacaaaaaatagtagagaaagtcacacccaccatttattatgactgaatccaatccaaacctcatCACTTTctctactgaaccctgtcactttgtactacaactccatcactttgtttactgaatctcgtcactttgtactacaacctcgtcactttgtctagtgaacgcCGTCACTTtctctactgaaccccgtcactttgtactacaaccccatcactttgtctattgaaacccGTCACTTCGTattgcaaccccatcactttgtctattgaaccctgtcacttcgtactgcaacctcatcactttgtctagtgaagcCCGTCACTTTGTaatgcaacctcgtcactttgtctattgaaccccgttactttgtattacaaccccgtcactttgtctagtgaaccccgttactttgtactgcaatcccgttactttgtctattgaactccgtcactttgtactgcaacatcgtcactttgtctattgtaccccgtcactttgtgctacaacttcgtcactttgtctactaaaccccgtcactttgtgttgcaatctcgtcactttgtctactgaaccctgcCATTTTGTaatgcaacctcgtcactttgggCATACTCTCCTCCCTCAAGAGCCTTGATCGAAGTGGGAATAATTTGGAAGATTTCTTCCGGTCAAAAGGGAAGTTGATTAACTGTAAAGAAATTAAGCCAAGATTGATAATATTAGTTTAGATAATATTTTGAACTTTATTTAATGGTCATGCCTCACTTACTTCTCCAAATTCATACTctaatgttgtttttttttttttttttttttttttttttttaattattatatatatttaattatttaaatcttgATAGAATTGGCCAACTTGAGCAAATTGGAGGTTTTGGAATTGGGACATAATCGACTCAATGGTTCCCTATTGCTGCAAGGTAAGAGCACTTGGATCTTTTCTAATAAATGTTGTAGTTGACTGTCTTTCACATGCACCTCAAAATGGCATTTGAAAATTCACATTCTGAGATGCTTTTCATGACATTATTCTTGCCACCACTAGTAGGAAAATATATTACATGCATCTTTGTGAGATAATAATGATGATTGTACCTTTCAACGGAGGATTTTGATAATATTTTACCCTCCTAGCGATGATTTTTGCTCTCGTTATCCTTAATGAAGATGTGTTAAAGCAGCACACGAGGTGCGTGCAACCTTCTTACATGTTCCTTTGTAACCCAAAACTCACGCACCTTCTTACATGTTCCTTTGTAACccaaaactctgtggggcccaccacatattccTATGGAATCCACTCCCTTGGATGTGAGCCCGAaagtgagacagatccaaaactaaggtgggccatgccacaagAAACGGTGGGTGATTTAACACCCGTCGTCAACTtccttggggccatagaagttttggatcagaatgATATTATTGTTTTTCCTACATCCTAATGGAAGTCACCTTATGAATGGGCTGGATGGAATATAAGGGATCAGCATGGGCCTCAGGAAGGTTTTAGTGGTCGGTGTTTCCATTCTCGTgtgttgttttctgtggtgtagctcacttgaattttagatctgccacatttttggaaTTACATCTTATCCTGACCttgcgaaactgatggacggagtagatgttagTTGGccaacatggtggggccctacAGAGCTTTGGGCTGCACCGGCTCCTTGTAAAAAAGGATTGGCCAGAACTCACGTGTCAAAGCAGGGCAGCTGTTCTCTCGCTGCGTGCACGGACATACCTTGCCTTGTAACCAAAGGTTAcatgggacgtggatttcctcgGAAAGCCTTTAGCTGGTAGTTGGTacactaggtggggcctactgtaatgttttcaTGAAATTCACgttattcatctattttgctaaCTTATTTTACGACATGTGACTAATACGAggcgtatccaaaactcaagtcagCCACAGGAGAGGATACCCGGGGAAAAAAATGACTACCCTTAAAACTTTCCtgagctctaccttgatgtttatgttccatccaaaccatttatgagGTCAttatcactgggatgaagtgaaaaggcaAAAGTCCTACCCTGATACAAATCTTTTTGGCCATTTGATTATTGCAATGGTGTTCATTATTTCCCCTTGTTACCTCTAgtgtggccacttgagttttggacccaCCTCTTCATGCACGTTTTCAGGGAGGGCAACGCAACGGCTGACGCTCTTGCTCATGAGGGCAGTGTGTTCCAATCTCGTTTTTATAGTTCTAGTAGGGCTGATCTGCCTCACCAGGTGAGGGGCCTCCTTTTCCTGGACAAGGTTGGTCTATGAACGATCAGGGAGAGGAAGATTTAAGGCTTGCCTTCTCCTATGGGGGTTTtttttcggtttttttttttttcggcccAGATGTCCCGGTTTTTCTTACGATAAGTCTTCCTTAGGTCCTTTCCTAAGCAGACCCgaaaattgtattttttttttgtctgaaATGAAGTATATCAcactcataaaaaaataataataataaaaataaaataaataaatacatgcaCTACCAGCCCATTTGTCTGTAAATATATATGgatgattgaaataaaatcaTCTATATCACTAAACAACGGGGCCTATGGTGCAAAGCATTTAGAGTGCCTTGTTTTCACATATGGATCTATATTGCTTTGTTATTATAGTAAAACTAAATTATTAGAATTACTGTCCAATTAATCGATCCAGAGGATCCAAAATACATGgcaaccatgaaaaaaaaaaaccacactaTTCAGATGTTCTAGCCTATCCATGTTGCAAGTGAGCCATCTCATTCATAGGTTTGGTCATGAGGCACTTGGTGTTTTAAAGCATCACCTTCATCCATGGGTGgggaaatggatggctataaaacAGAATGTCAACTTACAAATTGATCAGATCATCAAATTCGTGCAATTTTTTcctatggtagcccatgaaagaTGCCAATGATGTAACCGGCAACTTAGATCGATCAATTGGACTACAAGCACTTACTCATAGTACTTAAGAACACTATAACTCTTATTACATTCAGAGCACAGGATCATTTCTCTTATGACCAACTGAATTTTGTAGtgataagttaattacattttcATTTTTGTAGCTTTGTGCAATCTGGAGAATCTTCAAGAACTGGATCTTCAAGGAAATGAACTGGAAGGGAGCCTTCCTCCATGTCTCAGCAACTTGTCATCCCTCCAACTACTTGATCTCTCCCGTAATAAACTCAGTGGGAAAATCTCCTTGTCTCTCATCTCCAGCCTCACAATGCTCCGGTTCCTTTCTCTCTCTAACAACCGCTTTGTGGGGTCTCTCTCATTTAGCTcatttgctaatctttccaagcTCGAGGTTGTGGAACTTTCAGTACTGAAAGGTAGATATCTTGATGGCTATGTTATAACTTATCACAATCAGTTAGAGGTGGAAACTGAATCGACACCTTGGGTTCCTAAATTCCAGTTGAAAGTCCTCCAATTATCAAACTGCAACATAAACAAGCTCACTGGTACCATTCCCAGCTTCCTTTCCACCCAATATAACTTGATAGAATTGGACCTTTCCCACAACAACATGAAGGGAAAGTTTCCATCTTGGTTGTTAGAGAATAATGAAAGACTACAAATACTAGGCCTGGGAAGCAACTCCTTAGCTGGCCCATTCCATCTGCCACCTCATTCTGACAACCTGAATGCATATTTTCTGGACGTCTCCAGCAACAACATCTCCGGACAACTTCCTGAAAATATCGGTCTCTGCCTTCCAAATTTAATTCACTTGAACATGTCTACAAATGCTCTTCATGGTAGCATTCCTCCGTCAATGGGCAACATGAGAGAATTGTATACTTTAGATTTGTCAAGAAACAATTTTTCAAGAGAAATACCAGAGCAGTTGGCCATGGGTTGCATCTCATTGGAAATTTTGAAGCTATCAAACAATAGATTTCAAGGCGCAGTGTTTCCAATTCATTCGAACTTGACTCAGTTACAGTATCTGTATTTGGATGGAAATGGATTCACCGGGAGGATCTCAGCTGGTATATTCAAAAGCCCTCATCTACAGTTTTTGGATGTTGGTAAAAACAACATATCAGGTCGTCTTCCTGCACAGATTGGGAACTTTTCTGAGTTGAAGTGGCTTTCCATGCCCGGAAACTATTTGGAAGGTCCTATTCCAACCGAGTATTGCAAACTCTCTGTTCTTTCCTTTTTGGACCTTTCCCAAAATGGAATTTTTGGTCCCATACCTTCATGCTTTAATCTATCTCTGAAATTCTTACATTTGCAAGGAAACGAGCTTACAGGATTGATGCCAAATGCTTTATCCAAAATTTCCTCCCTTGTTACATTGGATGTCAGCCACAACAACATCTCTGGTAATATTCCAAATTGGATTGGTACACTTCAAAATTTAAGGTTTCTTCTCCTCGGAGGAAATAATTTGCAAGGTCACATTCCCATGCAGTTGTGTCAACTGAAGAACTTGAGCATATTAGATCTTTCGCACAATTATCTCTCTGGTCCAATACCACAGTGCTTTGGTAATATGACATTCGGGAGGGCAAGAGTAGTTGACTTCTCAACTTTTGTTTCCTCTCCATGGAATCTCGCTTTCCGTCTAGGCATTGTGCTGCCTGGATACCGTATTGAAGTTAGGGTGCTTTATTTAATTGGACGTTTGATAAAAGATGAGGACGAGGTGGTGTTCATAACAAAGAAGAGGTCTGAAACTTACAAGGGTGACGTTCTTTCCTTGATGTCCGGTGTAGATCTGTCATGGAACCAGTTAACAGGTGAAATCCCACCTGAAATTGGATATCTAACCGCTACTCATGCATTGAACTTGTCGCACAATCAATTGAGTGGACAAATTCCAGAaacattctcaaatctaaaacagATTGAGAGCTTGGACCTTTCTCACAATAGATTGAGTGGGGAGATTCCTCCTCAACTAACTGAGCTCAACTTCTTATCTGCATTCAACGTCTCTCACAATGACTTATCTGGCGTCCTACCGGACATGATGAAGGGACAGTTTGGCACCTTTGGAGAAACCAGCTACGAAGGCAATCCCCTACTCTGCGGACCACCACTGAAGAGTTGCTTCTCCACTTCTCCGCTACCACCTTCAATGGCAACAACGTCAGGCGACGACGATGATGGATATGACATAATCTTCTATGCATGCTTTTCGGTGTCATGCACTATGTCGTTCTTGCTTTTCATAGCACTTCTCTACATCAACCACTATTGGAGAGGTCTATACTTCTATTTTGTTGATGCATGTATCTATTCATGCTATTATTTTGCTTTAGACAGCTACTATTTTGGTTTAGACAACCTTCGGAAGGTTTTCACCCGGCCACGTGCATAACCTTCAAGTCAGATCAATTTCTCTATGTAACTCTTATTGTAAGACAATAATAATCATGTTTATGCATGGCATGGCTTTTATTTCAACCCATGTTTCCATCGCTTCTTTGTTTGGTTGTGCAAGTGAACTGAAGTATGCGGTTGCACAAAAGGGGAGACTCCCACAGATGCTTGCTAATGTGAGATCAGAATCATTTGTCAAATTGCCCAATGCCATGTATGATCCGAATATTTCTTAAGGGAATCCGGATCTGTTGGACATATGCCAGTGGGGTCCCttggtgggcaatcactagtgggtgggtcctatGAGTTTAGACATCTTCCGTATTCAAGTTTGAatttggatttagatgaggagatagggataagagtGGATGAtttatggtctcatccaaactctccaTCCTTCTACTAGGATAATGCTCTCTCGTGAAAGATATTAAGGAACAATGAGAGTAAAAAGAAGAATAGTGGTATATAGAAATTTGTCCGTTTAACTTGTCCTTTGGACGATCTAAGCCATGAATCGTAATCCGAGGCTATTTATATCatagaatcagaggggtgattagacctACCTACTCCAGTAGTGGATAAGCAGGCCattggatctgaaccgttcatcttcagctttgtgaacgttccatatcgtgtagactgtcagatcttgagggctcacacttctgCATACTATCAGTGGTACCAAAGCCTCAAAAGTGGAATCTCCAATTTATTATTTTCATCACGAAAAGTAGGTGACTCTTTTAAGGTAAGAATTCCTTTCAAAAAATTTGATAAGTATACATGTTTTAAAGGTCGGCGTTCAGCCATGTGGTCCAACTAGTATTCTAAATTGCATCATTTTTGGCCttatgcccttaaatgagctgacaaaatgtaTGAACGTCATGCATGTGATAAAGCAAAAGGGCTAGTTTTATAGAGAACATGTGTTCCCACGTGTACATGCTGTCAATTTCgaatacaccctgatccatagctccagtggtagactgagtgaaagatacatcgtttcaacactgaggtcttggtatcgattccctagtgggggtggctaacagtcaAGTGCGAACTGACCGTGGggtgcactaacaagctaacaaaatttataaaaaataaataaataagtaaaaggaattaaaaaaataaaaaatgctgcgAATTACGAATGCATGGCCCCACAGGTGTACCGTTCACCACCGTCCAAATGTTTGTTGCCCCGTCACGGCGTTAAGCAAGTAACAGTGACGATTGATGCATTTTGATCGTCGGTTTTGGAAATTTGCCTTTCGTTCTTACGGCCATGGTAAATATGGTGGTGACTCGTTCACGGATACGTGGCGTTCGTTTACttaaatccaggccgtccaaatcatggagCCCATAGTGAATTgggaataaatgaaaaaaaaatccacaTCCATGAATGaacgatcctgaccatccaattgataCCTATCTACtgtagcaaaaataaataaataaataaatgaaacccTCAGCAGTTCAAATTCAACTGGCTGAATCGGATGGTTGAGGTCATTTAATCTGTATGATTTTCAATCGGACGGTTGAGGTCATTTAATCTGTATGATTTTTGATATTATTCTCGATAGACCACATAGTCAGGTTTGGTGAGTCCGTGTTCAGATGCTTATCCCACGCACGCTTTAGATGAATCACCTCCGTTTCTAAAATGGTGCTAAACTAGCATCCAGATGTCCCATGGGCTTTTGGGTTGGGCAGGTTTTTGGGCCATGTGTGGGTATGCCTTTTGGGCCCATGGGATGGGCTGGGCCAAGATATAAAAGCCCAAACAATTTTGGGCTGACCTTGGGCTACTACCAGCCATGCCCATGCCCATTCCCATGCCCATATATATCTCTAATacattatacatattatattgtatatattacatattatattatacatgtatgtttTAATGATGGGGCATAAATGTGAATTCTTTCCAATCGTCTGATGATATGAATGTGTGAGATGGAAAGGAAAAAGCCCCTTGGAAGAACTCACCAGAGCCTCTTGAAATGAGATTTTGGCCTTTTAATTGGGTCATGCACATAATGTACATTGGTGAGATTAGATCCATGATTTAGTTATTTACTTAGaatgggatttttttatttttttaatttttttttaactcGGACCGAAATCACTTACAATTTCCAGCTTGTTTTTACATTCGCCATGTGCGAGTGGTCATAGGCAAAGCCAAACTAGTCATGGGcactaggggtgcaacttgggtcgAACTCAACCTAAGCCTGACAGGCCCGCCCAACCCCAAAAATTTGGTCGGATTGGGCTTGGGCTAGAAATCCTAGACCCGAACCCCAGtttggttgggcttgggttgagggcTCAGGCAACCTGACCCAACTCGAACCCAACGTGGCATACAAGCGCACTGTCACGagtctactcatcaagtgggtcaatCTTATGGGCTCCATAGAGCTCAGCGCATAGCAAGTGCGTAGATAGTTCGAGTCAGAAAGTAGTGGAGGGGTAATTAAATGCAGCGGCAGGTGCCAAAGGGTGAATCTCCTTGCTATATTTTATTAGGGAGTTGATAAGGTGTCGGCCAAGAAACAGAATATGTAGAACTGTTTCATTGTACTACATATGAAACACATGGCTATGATCAAAACCGTTTCATTTGATAGGGAGAATAGGGAATGCTCCATATTATCAGAATCACTATTTGGAAAAATATTTTAACACATTGgatagttaaaaaataaaaattgtccaATGGTCTTATTCGAATGAGTGCGcccaaatcaaaggttaggatgccCAGTCCCACTTATTTCTGGACTATCACAGGTATTATTTTTCAAGCCTATCGAAATGTTTGTTGACCATcagcttacaaaaaaaaaagtgggacGTCAAATATTATGCCTATATATTGCCAACAATGGTATTCTattctaaattataaaataaataataaataaaataaataaatttttttataatcttGATTATGATATATTAGTATTATGAATGTAATCATTTAAGGTGagccatatattttttttagttaGACAAGCAAAATGTATATTTCTTGTGTTTCTTGATTATTACATGTACATATACATGCATGTGAATTTAGTTTCCTTTTTATCATTCTATTCATTATTGATCAagagatcattagtgatcgaaacgatcatcatccatgatgatcaatgttgatgaatggatctatcatcaacaatgattattaacggtaatgatcggatccattgCTAATGGTCATGATCACTAGTAATGATAGAACTCTCTTTATGGCAAAGCGTTTCATTTTTAAATCTgatgataatgtttatatgtgtgatataattagACTTAATGTGATTAGATTTAAGCtcctttttcattgaaaaatagaaaacttaGTACTAAAATACTCCTTGTATATAAACGTtatgcataacctgagtgggagttaattctcctccaccaaatgatgcatacaacctgtaatggaaggttgcacgttatacaaaTATATTCTTACAAAAGCATCAATTTCATCATTAAAAGAGAACTTGATTGGTCTACACCGCCCATTtaggtatgtggactttcagatctcgttaAGATGTGTTGGCTACTTTTATACCTTGAAAATTTgaataacacgtagaaatgctgatgattagtgtcaataccttagatcatagctaagtagtgatacttgatGCAATGTAAAGATGGCCACCAAAGCATTAATCGTTGAACAGCTAAAAGGATAACAATTCGACGGTAACAACTACAAAGACCGATCTTGCGCAATGCGAAGCCTTCTGAATGAGGACGACATATCGCATACACTCGATGAGGTTCAAGAGGAACCTATATTGGCGAGAACGGAAATTTAGGAGAACATAGGACTGCAATGAACCGCTATATTAAGTAGCATAAAAAGAATTGTTCTGCCCATAATGTCTTAATTAgtactatgcacaaagaactcataccaatGTATGAAGTACGTGACACTGCTAAATGAATCTGAGAAGCACTGACAAATGCTTATGAGCAAAAGTCAGATGCAAAAGTACGGGCAATGGAATAAGAATTTCAGGAGTATAGGATGTCAGTCGGTTACCCCATCAAAGATTATATCCGTAAGATGGAGCAGATGATAGGTGTctttaggaatgttgggtgcaaattgactgaaaatcaaaagataatagcAATGCACCATTTCTTGCCTAAATCTTGGGCCCCATTAAAAAGAATTCTAAACTATATTGACTTTATCACtatgttcagagacttttgtggccatttggtacgagaagttgaaatgaatgcaattcagtcaGGTTCAGCTAAGGCCTTTGCAGCAGAGACCTAAAAGTAGAAAGCTAAAAAGAAACGGTACAAAGCTCacaagaaagcaaaaaataatgACCAATAACAGAAGTCCACAAGACCTCCTTTAAATCTCatgaaggggaatggaaagaagaagtaaaaaaagaCTAACATAATCTGTTTCGTCTGCGAAAATTCCAACCAATATGCCCAacagtgtgcccataaaaaaacgATAATTCCTATATCACTAGATATTTTGTATATAGgcatttgttctgaaatcctATCTGTTGacactatatctaacgagtgaattttagattcaggcgcaacaaagcacgtgacacgaAATCGTCGAGGACTTGAGAACTTCTGGCATGTAGCCAAGGGAAGTTACAAGGTGTATATGGGAAATAATgttgttgaagacgtactagggatcgGCGTTTACTATCTCCATACGCACATAGGGCGAACAATAATTCtccgtgatactctttatgcacaAGGCATGTGTCGGAATTTATCCGTTtaacttgtccttgggacgatctaagccATAGATGGTAATCTATGCCATCTATACCATAAAATCAGAGGGGTGAGTagacccatctgctccagtagtggatAAGCGGACCGCtggatctgaactgttcatcttCGACTTTATGAAGGTTCCATATCTTGTAGACCGTCAAATCTTGAGGGTTCACGCTTCCGCATACTATCAGGATCCTCTTCAGGTGCTCTGCAGCATGAACCATGTAAAATCCAAGTTAGTCATTAGGCAGTCCCCACCACATTTGGAACCGACCAAAAGGAAAACAGATACATTCTTCCTTGTTTGGTCATTGCATATACACGATAAGGCTGTAAGATGTAGTCTTACTAATGTTTACTTAGGAAAAGGCCAGAACACTTcccatggtccaaattcaatataCGTTTGATGCCCACTTGGTGAGTGGACTTACAACATATTTTCACCCTGGCCATAGAATATTTCTTCCCTACTTGAGCTTGGCTAAGCGAAGGCATGTCGGGTGATCGAGACAGTTGATTTAATAGGCCacggcatggatggaagactCCATAAAATCTTTAAGATTAGAAAATCCTGACCGTCAACAACTCTATGGCCTCTTTCCCACACAGAAATTCGATCACGACCTTTTTATATTTCTTGTTAACCATCTTTTGGGGCACCCAGTGAAAAGAGCTAGAATTTTTTCACGAGTGGTAGTTTTTGCTTAATCCTTTATTCATGGTAGGGCCCGTAAGTGTTGTTAAACAGATGTCTCCAATCTTGgagtccgaggtgctcgactagtcaagggactgccttgactagtcgaaggtcccttcgactggttgaagcccTCCTTCAACTATTCAAGGGTTACACAGACAGTGCGCGGTTTGTGTATGGACTGCGTAATTTTGAGGTGGTTTCTCAGGAGGTatgtaagtggggtttccccatctataaataggagtccctagggccattctcgtgtatgttaaggctttctaaaggggttcctaaggttcctaaaagggttttagggtttgcaaagggtgtagcaagggtgagattcgaggttgttcgaattgggtaagtcctttctctttataatttatgctttcatagtggatttctgtcgctttgtgccatggtttttttccgtaagggttttccacgttaaatctctgtGTTTCTTATGATTACTTGgcgtcattggattgctatcctagatccatatctgtgtgattccgtagaccaaatcctaacaagtggtatcagagctatcgttagagcatagatctgaatctgcaggattagaaATAATGGGAAACACTaattttgatattgagaagtactcaggaaaaaataattttaagttatagatgattaagatgattagtctattaaccaagcaaggcaaagttgaggctcttgaggagcgaaaaccAATTATGAAAGATGAAAAATGGAAGacccttgatagtaatgctttagcctccatccgtttttgtctcacgaatgaggttctctacaatgtcatgagggagaaaactacgattaagttgtgggcgaagttagaggatgtctatgcaaaaaaattctctgaaaatcgcttACACATGAAGTCACACtggtataccttcaagatggtagaggatggagatctggaggcccacatcagtaactttaataaattggtttgcaaattgctggatatggaggaagtgattaaagatgaagaacaagcatgtatgttgttgaattctcttccggcatcgtatgagtcattcaaggacacgatgtgcaccgtaaataaaaccctgagtgtcgacaccgttatctcagctcttcaggggaaggccatgagaaagcatAACAACGACAtagggacatcttccgatgcactaatTACGATGGACATGAATTCTAAgcaaggtacaggatcttcaggGTTAAGAACTAGGTCCATGGCTAAAAgcaaaggtaagttaaagtgctggaattgtgggatgggaGGATAtttgaagaaggattgtacaaatcctaaatctaataaAGAAGACTCTGTGACTTCACATAGGGAGGCCAAGCTGCCATGTCGGATGGATCTAGTGGatatgatggtgatgttttgtctgtgtctacgatcagacacttttacgatgatcgtaaggacaagtggattctagacacatgaGCATCTTTTTACATGACtgctcatcggagttggttcaccagttataaagagtgcgatggtggacaggtgtttatgggcaataacattgcctgtaatgttgtggctgttgatATGGTGCGTATCAAGATGTATCTAAGGGGGTACGGGTATTTATGAAAGCGCAATGACtggtaacatgtacaggttgatcgggagcacttcaaaaggtagaGCTGTAGTGGCTATaacggattccacctctgcacatgtgtggtatgctgggcatggccacataaGCGGGCAGGGCATGAAGGTTGAGACGCGCAGacagagatacagagcaggtggagcaaccacctatgAGAATAATCACATGGCATAATAgtaggatatcggcgaggtacatggacgactccaacaTATATGCTCTCGTTACAAGCAAAAAggatccgtctactattcaggtgGCTCTAGGTATGCCTGGTGCTCAGAAGTGGAAGGTAACTATGGATGATGTGATGGACTTGTTGTACCAGATCAAcacgtgggagctggtggagcttccaatgggccaGAAAGTGGTTAGATGCAAGTGGAACTTTAAGGGGATATAACA
Proteins encoded in this window:
- the LOC131221490 gene encoding receptor-like protein 1 isoform X11, whose protein sequence is MEGRFPSKGFKRWSRLSKLEHLDLSYNSFNESILPYLGSLSSLKSLSLGDNQFGFPHSSLDVMGNSPPIILYTSFEMLSRLGNLEQLDLSWNQLNRSILPYLGALSSLKSLDLSWNNLEGCFPSKELANLSKLEVLELGHNRLNGSLLLQALCNLENLQELDLQGNELEGSLPPCLSNLSSLQLLDLSRNKLSGKISLSLISSLTMLRFLSLSNNRFVGSLSFSSFANLSKLEVVELSVLKGRYLDGYVITYHNQLEVETESTPWVPKFQLKVLQLSNCNINKLTGTIPSFLSTQYNLIELDLSHNNMKGKFPSWLLENNERLQILGLGSNSLAGPFHLPPHSDNLNAYFLDVSSNNISGQLPENIGLCLPNLIHLNMSTNALHGSIPPSMGNMRELYTLDLSRNNFSREIPEQLAMGCISLEILKLSNNRFQGAVFPIHSNLTQLQYLYLDGNGFTGRISAGIFKSPHLQFLDVGKNNISGRLPAQIGNFSELKWLSMPGNYLEGPIPTEYCKLSVLSFLDLSQNGIFGPIPSCFNLSLKFLHLQGNELTGLMPNALSKISSLVTLDVSHNNISGNIPNWIGTLQNLRFLLLGGNNLQGHIPMQLCQLKNLSILDLSHNYLSGPIPQCFGNMTFGRARVVDFSTFVSSPWNLAFRLGIVLPGYRIEVRVLYLIGRLIKDEDEVVFITKKRSETYKGDVLSLMSGVDLSWNQLTGEIPPEIGYLTATHALNLSHNQLSGQIPETFSNLKQIESLDLSHNRLSGEIPPQLTELNFLSAFNVSHNDLSGVLPDMMKGQFGTFGETSYEGNPLLCGPPLKSCFSTSPLPPSMATTSGDDDDGYDIIFYACFSVSCTMSFLLFIALLYINHYWRGLYFYFVDACIYSCYYFALDSYYFGLDNLRKVFTRPRA
- the LOC131221490 gene encoding receptor-like protein 56 isoform X9, with amino-acid sequence MDWALVMWLWALLYVQYCSDGCLGCLDKERTSLLEIKASINYPNGSYLLTWEDGTDCCSWERIKCNNGTGRLTEISLSETREYELGEWYLNADLLLSFGELQSLDLSRNNLAGWVDHEGFKRWSRLSKLEHLDLTYNLFNESILPYLGSLSSLKSLSLKGNYFGLLHTGVDVEYSPLGILYTSFEMLSRLGNLEQLDLSWNQLNRSILPYLGALSSLKSLDLSWNNLEGCFPSKELANLSKLEVLDLGYNQLNGSLFQQALCNLENLQELDLQGNELEGSLPPCLSNLSSLQLLDLSRNKLSGKISLSLISSLTMLRFLSLSNNRFVGSLSFSSFANLSKLEVVELSVLKGRYLDGYVITYHNQLEVETESTPWVPKFQLKVLQLSNCNINKLTGTIPSFLSTQYNLIELDLSHNNMKGKFPSWLLENNERLQILGLGSNSLAGPFHLPPHSDNLNAYFLDVSSNNISGQLPENIGLCLPNLIHLNMSTNALHGSIPPSMGNMRELYTLDLSRNNFSREIPEQLAMGCISLEILKLSNNRFQGAVFPIHSNLTQLQYLYLDGNGFTGRISAGIFKSPHLQFLDVGKNNISGRLPAQIGNFSELKWLSMPGNYLEGPIPTEYCKLSVLSFLDLSQNGIFGPIPSCFNLSLKFLHLQGNELTGLMPNALSKISSLVTLDVSHNNISGNIPNWIGTLQNLRFLLLGGNNLQGHIPMQLCQLKNLSILDLSHNYLSGPIPQCFGNMTFGRARVVDFSTFVSSPWNLAFRLGIVLPGYRIEVRVLYLIGRLIKDEDEVVFITKKRSETYKGDVLSLMSGVDLSWNQLTGEIPPEIGYLTATHALNLSHNQLSGQIPETFSNLKQIESLDLSHNRLSGEIPPQLTELNFLSAFNVSHNDLSGVLPDMMKGQFGTFGETSYEGNPLLCGPPLKSCFSTSPLPPSMATTSGDDDDGYDIIFYACFSVSCTMSFLLFIALLYINHYWRGLYFYFVDACIYSCYYFALDSYYFGLDNLRKVFTRPRA